A single window of Fretibacterium sp. OH1220_COT-178 DNA harbors:
- a CDS encoding double-cubane-cluster-containing anaerobic reductase, which translates to MHDIDTILETMREAIPAGPVRIKEAVEAGRKVVGCYCAYTPYEVIRAAGAIPAVLCATSEKPIAAAEEHLPRNLCPLIKASYGFALTDTCPYFHFCDLVVGETTCDGKKKMYELLNRLKPTYVMQLPQTVSEDAVEQWRVEIERLARRLEEALGVTITEEALRREIAWRNEERRTMTEFYALSRRNPAPISGRDVHMVNEFFRLSFGDPEALELIRTLTLRLRENYDAGERRVSPDARRIIVTGCPTGKSVEKVFDAIEENGGVIVAFENCGGIKPSYELTDESLPPYEALARKYLGIPCSCMTPNDKRLDLLEGLVGDYAAEGVVDLILQACHTYNVETFQVHERVGVPCITVETDYYQGDVEQLATRMGAFVEMMG; encoded by the coding sequence ATGCACGACATCGATACCATCCTGGAGACCATGAGGGAGGCGATCCCCGCCGGGCCGGTGCGGATCAAGGAGGCCGTGGAGGCGGGGCGTAAGGTGGTGGGCTGCTACTGCGCCTACACGCCCTACGAGGTGATCCGGGCCGCGGGAGCCATCCCGGCCGTCCTCTGCGCCACCAGCGAAAAACCCATCGCGGCGGCGGAGGAGCATCTGCCGCGCAACCTGTGCCCGCTGATCAAGGCGAGCTACGGCTTCGCCCTGACCGACACCTGCCCCTACTTCCACTTCTGCGACCTGGTCGTGGGGGAGACGACCTGCGACGGCAAGAAGAAGATGTACGAGCTGCTGAACCGGCTGAAGCCGACCTACGTCATGCAGCTCCCCCAGACCGTCTCCGAGGACGCCGTGGAGCAGTGGCGCGTCGAGATCGAGCGCCTGGCCCGCAGGCTGGAGGAGGCCCTCGGCGTCACGATCACCGAGGAGGCGCTGAGGCGCGAGATCGCCTGGCGCAACGAGGAGCGCCGCACGATGACGGAGTTTTACGCGCTCTCCCGGCGGAACCCGGCCCCGATCTCGGGGCGCGACGTCCATATGGTGAACGAGTTCTTCCGGCTCTCCTTCGGCGACCCCGAGGCGCTCGAGCTGATCCGCACCCTGACGCTCAGGCTGCGCGAGAACTACGACGCGGGCGAACGTCGCGTGTCCCCGGACGCGCGGCGCATCATCGTCACGGGCTGCCCCACCGGAAAGAGCGTGGAGAAGGTGTTCGACGCCATCGAGGAGAACGGGGGCGTGATCGTCGCCTTCGAGAACTGCGGGGGCATCAAGCCCTCCTACGAGTTGACGGACGAGTCGCTGCCGCCCTACGAGGCCCTGGCCCGGAAGTACCTGGGCATCCCCTGCTCCTGCATGACGCCGAACGACAAGCGCCTGGACCTGCTGGAGGGCCTGGTCGGCGACTACGCCGCCGAGGGGGTGGTGGACCTCATCCTCCAGGCGTGCCACACGTACAACGTCGAGACCTTTCAGGTGCACGAGCGCGTCGGGGTCCCCTGCATCACCGTGGAGACGGACTACTATCAGGGCGACGTCGAGCAGCTCGCCACGCGCATGGGCGCCTTCGTCGAGATGATGGGGTAG
- a CDS encoding ABC transporter permease: MTASPGLRSRLAPQLPITAVLLLLWGFFVLTAPATFLSRYIYVSFMTTIPFVAIVAMGMTLVVVAGEMDLSFASNMAMSGFLFAVVTRATGSPLAGLAAGLAVGAGIGLINGLVVVGTGVPSIVVTIGFDFLWRGCVMLLSGGLAVALPFVRGLPAASLFVGRAGGTVPAQFLWAAGLAVVTAVFLHRTAWGDTLRFIGDNREAARMMGLPVARARVGVFALLGLMSAFSGILACLELANWWPTQGEGYLLLVFASVFIGGTSVYGGSGSVWGTMAGTAVIGMIEAGVVSAGWSGFWTRFVHGLVLVFSVSFYALAARRRRTRGVDVR, from the coding sequence ATGACCGCCTCGCCGGGCCTCCGCTCGCGCCTCGCGCCCCAGCTCCCCATCACGGCGGTGCTCCTGCTGCTTTGGGGGTTCTTCGTCCTGACGGCGCCCGCCACGTTTCTCTCGCGCTACATCTACGTCTCGTTCATGACCACCATCCCCTTCGTGGCGATCGTCGCGATGGGGATGACGCTGGTCGTCGTGGCGGGGGAGATGGACCTCTCCTTCGCGTCCAACATGGCGATGTCCGGCTTCCTGTTCGCCGTCGTGACCCGTGCCACGGGTTCGCCGCTGGCGGGGCTCGCTGCCGGGCTGGCCGTGGGCGCCGGCATCGGCCTGATCAACGGGCTGGTCGTCGTCGGGACGGGGGTGCCCTCGATCGTCGTGACGATCGGGTTCGACTTCCTCTGGAGGGGCTGCGTGATGCTGCTCTCCGGTGGGCTCGCGGTGGCGCTCCCCTTCGTCCGGGGGCTTCCCGCCGCCTCGTTGTTCGTCGGGCGCGCGGGGGGCACGGTCCCGGCGCAGTTTCTCTGGGCCGCGGGGCTCGCCGTCGTGACGGCCGTGTTCCTGCACCGCACCGCCTGGGGGGACACGCTGCGCTTCATCGGCGACAACCGGGAGGCTGCGCGGATGATGGGGCTTCCCGTGGCACGCGCCCGCGTGGGGGTGTTCGCCTTGCTGGGGCTGATGTCCGCGTTCTCGGGCATTCTGGCGTGCCTGGAGCTCGCCAACTGGTGGCCCACCCAGGGGGAGGGGTACCTGTTGCTGGTCTTCGCCTCCGTCTTCATCGGCGGGACCTCCGTGTACGGCGGAAGCGGAAGCGTGTGGGGGACGATGGCCGGCACCGCGGTGATCGGCATGATCGAGGCGGGGGTCGTCAGCGCGGGGTGGTCCGGCTTCTGGACGCGCTTCGTGCACGGCCTCGTGCTGGTGTTTTCCGTTTCGTTCTACGCCCTGGCCGCGCGACGGCGCAGGACCCGCGGCGTAGACGTTCGATAG
- a CDS encoding ATP-binding cassette domain-containing protein encodes MDRKEKREEGSGAALVELRGIRKSFGSVEALRGVDFCVNPGEIVGLLGDNGAGKSTLIKVLSGLHRADSGTFSFGGRAVDMARFDVSGARVMGIETVYQDRALGLQQSLWRNVFMGRHLRTRWGLIDAEEERRITAELLARMGLGGTRLTPDTRAGVLSGGERQGLAIGRAMLFEAELVVLDEPTTALALSEVDKVLDFIRGVRAQGKSVVFITHSIDHVWAVADRFVVLSHGRNAGDWTRGGLTLDGLVARLREAAR; translated from the coding sequence TTGGACCGAAAGGAAAAGCGGGAGGAGGGCTCGGGTGCCGCGCTGGTCGAGTTGCGCGGCATCCGTAAGTCCTTCGGGAGCGTCGAGGCCCTGCGGGGCGTGGATTTTTGCGTGAACCCGGGGGAGATCGTGGGGCTCCTGGGCGACAACGGGGCCGGGAAGTCCACCCTGATCAAGGTCCTTTCGGGCCTGCACCGGGCGGACTCCGGGACCTTCTCCTTCGGGGGCCGTGCCGTCGATATGGCGCGGTTCGACGTGTCGGGAGCGCGTGTCATGGGGATCGAGACCGTCTATCAGGATCGGGCCCTGGGCCTGCAGCAGTCCCTCTGGCGGAACGTCTTCATGGGGCGGCATCTGAGGACCCGCTGGGGGCTGATCGACGCGGAGGAGGAGCGCCGCATCACCGCGGAGCTCCTGGCCCGGATGGGGCTCGGGGGGACCCGGCTGACCCCGGACACGAGGGCCGGCGTGCTCTCGGGCGGGGAGCGGCAGGGGCTGGCGATCGGGCGCGCCATGCTCTTCGAGGCGGAGCTCGTGGTCCTGGACGAGCCGACCACGGCCCTGGCCCTGAGCGAGGTGGACAAGGTGCTGGATTTCATCCGGGGGGTGCGGGCGCAGGGCAAGTCCGTCGTGTTCATCACCCACAGCATCGATCACGTCTGGGCGGTCGCGGACCGCTTCGTCGTCCTCTCGCACGGGCGCAACGCCGGGGACTGGACGCGCGGCGGGCTGACGCTGGACGGACTGGTGGCCCGCCTCAGGGAGGCCGCACGATGA